In the Populus trichocarpa isolate Nisqually-1 chromosome 1, P.trichocarpa_v4.1, whole genome shotgun sequence genome, ATATGTGCCATGTGCTAGACAAGCTCGagtttttaataactttttaataattataaagagCAATTTACTTCTTTATCCatttgattttaacaaaaaaaaaccttataaaaatacaaaaatacccccAAAAGcctaaattaattatgaaactgagggcaattcaataaatttaatgtgctctgaattttaatttttatatttttaattattgtaaagATCAATTTACCGTTTCACCCAtccaattataacaaaaaaaacacaaatggaAATACAATAATacccccaaaaaaaatttaatttattttgaaactgagctcaatttaataaatttattgtgcaataaaatataaaatttcaaaaaaatccctagaagtcaaatatcttttttgtttttgttttaaggaTAGTAAAGGTATTtcattgttctaaaaaaaaaaacatatgtacCTCCAATCAAAACATGACAAATGAATTATAAGAACAATGTCATTTTACCCCTAAGCTTAAtctttttgatttatttgatgatgGACAAAATCATCAATGTACTATCACAATCCACAATAAACTCTTTCTAGTGTTATAGTAAACTtctcatatattatatatttttggtaaATTAAATCGAGTTATCCATGCGGAGGGACTATATTACTTAACCGCCctcaaaatctaattatgtatttagtattgtggtgtatgatgctttttaaaaatatttttttttctaaaaaaaaacatcaaaatattttttatttttaaaatcagcatatcaaaacactaaaatatatcaatttaattttttttaagccgAACACACTTTAAAACACATTCAATCACAATTTCAtaagcaaaaataaacaatgcttTAGGTAAACCCGAACTCGACCTTTCAGAGAAAAAAACTGTCCCAAACCTGCTCTACTTAAATCGGGTGAAATTGGGTATGCATCGGGTCGAGGAGATTTGCCGCCCCTAACTAATATctcataaagaagaagaagaagaagaagaacaatggGCTTTTATGAGTTGGTCCCTTTTATTGGCAGGGCCTTCTTTATCCAAGCTACTCGTCGTCTACTGTTCAATGAGTGGCCATACCTTTTGGGAACGATTGAATTGTCGTATGAGCAAAGGGACGACACAGTACCAGGGCAGTACGATTGAATTAAGTTTGTCTGgacagtgaagaagaagaaaatggcaCAAAGAATAGGCTTACAGCTCTTTGTCAGCAGATTATCATCATACACGACAAATCATGAGCTCAAAAGGTTGTTTTCTCCCTTCGGTGCTGTTTCGGAAGGTAAAAGAAGATTTCACTTGCTTTCAATTACCTTTCATTCtttatctgttttgtttttaaacaaatattttctaatttatgttgTCTGTGTAGCTAGACTAGTTGTTGAATCAAAAACACTCAGGCCGAAAGGGTTTGGTTTTGTTACTTTCGAGTCAGAGGCTGATGCACACAAGGCATTGAAGGCAATGAATGGCAGGGTATTTTCCTactttcttctctgtttttttcttaatgttttccTAATGGCCACTAAATTATCTTGCCGAACATTTTCCCTCTTTCTCGTGTTTGTAAATTCAGTTATCCTTCACGGATTTCTTGCTCAAACTTTGTAGAAGGGGTTAAGAGCAGGGGAAACTTAGTcgtccttttcttctctcttgaaTCCACCTTATTTTCCCTAGGTTGCCTGCAATAATTGAAACCAAAACCTCCAATGTTGGCTCCTTTTCTGCTTATTTACGGTGGGTGAGGTAGCAGGCCTTGTGTAGCTGGGATGGGTCTTGGTCCTCTAAAAAAGGGTTTATTTTAGACGCTCTAGGTGTTCTTTATAAAGCAAGTATAGCATTGTTTAACCATTGTAGATGACGGTTCTTGTGAAGGCTGTAATATGTATATACATGCATACATGTAGAAGAGGGTAAGAGACCATCATGCTTGGGGAACTGATTAAGTGGCATGGACGCTATCACTGTTGATAATTTAGCAGCGAAGTATACATCAAGATCTAACAATGGTTTGAATCTTCACCATTGTAATGTTAGGATTTTCTTCCGTTTTCTGGGCAATGATCAATATTTGGTCTAGCTCTGGCATATTACTCTCTTGTTTAAACATCCTGAAATAGATTTCTGATCAGATGTGGTAATCCTCGGCTCATTTCTTCCtttgcaaaattaattttaacttgtATCAAGAATATGCTTAGGATTTTTTGCTGTTTAGATTTAATAGATTGGTCCAATCCAGGATCTTTCACATGCCAcaagaaaactatttttaaatttttgcaaagaagttttttttttatcacaataataataataataatctgcTTGGAGGGCTACCTTTTCTTATCATGCACCACTGAATGGATCAGGAGTGGTTGTTGTTGGCAGCGTGCTTACACTTTCAATGGTTAGTGTGATTCGAAGGAAGCACggtccaatatttttttacaatttttttcagtatgactcgtttttttttccatttcatttcCTCTCAATCTGACATCAATCTCATTCCTGCTTAGTTATGAGGCAAATCTTGTTTCGTAATGGCTATCAAATGCACTTGTTGCCCTTTTCCTCTTTCATGTACTTggatatttttgttatctttttctcCTGTGTCGCGGCAGCTTCTTATTGTTTATTTCTGGAAACTGAAATAAGGGGAAGCTTAAGTGCTTCGTTTAACTCTCTCGGTCTTCTTTCAGCTCTTGGATTTAAatcctttttattcttttgtttgcatacaaaaaattgaaacatcAGCTCCAACCTTATTCTGTCAAAACTCGTTATATCACTGCTTTTTATGCATGGTTAAGTTGAAGCGATCATTGCTTATGTTAAATAAATGTGACTTGAAGCATTTAGAGCACTTTGATATCTGATTTTTCACGCCTACCACATTTCTGTTTTGGCATGCAGATTGTTAATGGAAGGCTGATCTTTGTTGAAGTTGCAAAGGATACCGAGCGATGATGTAGCTCTCAACAGATATTAGATGAAGGGATTGTGCACGGTTCTCTTTTATTTCCCCAATTCTGTTGGGTAATTAGGGAAACCAAGAGGGCATGGACGTCCAAGTGTTGGTAAAAGCATATTGTAAGACAATTTATGATTCGTGAAGAAAGTGTAATTTGTGGAAGGGGAAAAGCAATGCATTTGCTTTCAGTACTTTGCATAAGCACTCGATTGTGCTCATGCTTTTGCCCGGACGAGTAACTTGACTTCATTATTGTAAAAGGAGAAGTTGCATTATTGTAGAGTTTCCTCGAGTGCTTGGGGGTGATCTTGTGATCGAGTTTTATCCCAATACTACCAAAATAGCAAAATTGAGTGGATTCCAGTTAACAGAATCTCAAAAGGTGAGCTCCTTTGGCGATGGTTTAACAGATGAAGAGGGCTATTTATTTTAGCGGGCAGAGGCTGAGAACTGTGATAAGGCTACCTCATACTGTCTAATGGATTACATTATAAGATAAACACTTTGCTAGATTTTAACTTCCCCAGCAGATCATAAGATTTAAACTCTCTCTTGGCTTGAGATATGGAAAATTATGCAGACCTGAAGAATGGAGGCGAATAATGGATGAGGGTATCCAATTCGTGAATCATTCTTAGACCATGGTGTTTGATTCACCAGATACGTCATTTATTTTACTATCTTTTTATATGTAACGCCCAGCCCAATCCTTGCAAGGCAAATCATTGAGGGTTCTGCTCATTCTAGGAGATGCTGCTGGCATTTCAAGTCTGAGCCCATCCATCTGTGATAACCCACCATTCATGTTTTTGGCAAAGGAATATGTACACGGTTTAACAATTATATACTGTTTCAAATCCCATTCATTCTTTTACCTGCGACTAGTTCAATATGCAATTTAGCAGGAGAATTGACATCCAACGGGACGCTGATGCTTGATGGTGATCTAGGTCTTTTTAATCCATTACGTGCACCTGACATGTAAGGCAGACATGGTGCCCTAAATCGGTTGTAAGAAAATGTAGGTTTTGACTTACAACTACTGGGTTCTGAACACAGCAGAAACTGAATACAGGCATAGACTTGCAACACGCACTCTTCAAGTAAACTGCAGGCTAGTTTCCAATAGGGTAAAAGGATCTGCTTCCATATTCTTGTCTCTTGCCCCATCTGAACCCCCCTCCCAATAAAACCTGACCTATTTTCTACTCTAAGAAACCAATCgggtaagaaagaaagaagagagacaGAAGTAATATAGAAGTTTCTATTTTTACTTTTGGCATGTTTGGTGAACCATTGCACAGTAGGAAAACCTTACTCAATAAGCAGCATCTAACCTGTAATAGCCAAGTTGTCaggaaatcaaaaaaatttgtcCTGTTTAGTTCTGGAAGATGATCAAGAACAAGTACTTATAATCTGAACATGTAGTAAAGCACTCCAAGTTGTAAGAACACATGATGAGCAGAAATGTTGACGGAACAAACCCaataattttcaacaaatattATCACTGCTCTATGACTACGAATGTGAAATTCGCATACCCTGTGTAATGGATCAGACAAGACAAAAGCTCCTCCTCATGACCACTTATGAGCATAATGCACACGGATATTTCGGTCATCCAGCAACTGGAATAGAGAATAGAACAAAACATTAATAGATGACACATTATCTCAATATCAACACTCAAAGCAGGATTCATGTAACAAACAAGCTAAGGAGGATAATAGCTATCGAGAAtgataattaatgaaaacatgCCTGGCCATCCATTTCTTTCAAAGCTGTGCTGGCTGCAGCTTCAGAAGAGAACTGCACAAAGCCGTAGCCTTTGGATTCACCATACACTCGGTGACATATCACTTTCACTGCTAAAAATAGACAAGGCTATAAAATCTCCATAAGAATAAGGAAAACCACAAGGGCTCCTGGCCAATACGTTACCTTCAATTATTTCACCATATTTTCCAAAAGCATCCTTTAAAACAGTTTCATTGGTGTCATAAGAAAGCCCTGCATCCATCACCGCGGATTAAATTGATGGATATTGGTAGCATAGAAAAACGCATGCAGAAAtgaagaaggagaaagaaaattgTAGACCTCCAACAAATAATTTGGTGGATAAGTGGCGGGCCAATAACCGTCTGGCTAAGGGCAGACTGACACTTCGATTCAGACACTGCATCCCTTGTTATCCTACGCTTCCCTGAAAAACAGATTGAAATGGGTCTGATTCTTTAAGTCAGAAATTAGTGAGAGATGAAACTAGAGACTGATCACTGATGGAAACGTCTTGATGCTTTTGCTTCTTCTTAGGTCCAAACTAAATGGAACCCATGTTTTCTTTGCCCGCAAGATGTTCGAGAAATTGGCTACGACGTTTttaaaaagaggagagagagagagagagagcaagtcaacaaaaaattgaatgaaCTCAACTCATTTGGCTGGAATTCATGGGAAGTccttttactttcaattttattattatattgatcaatctatatgattttaatatacaatAATCTTTTTACAATATATGATGATACTTATTGATCTATTGTCCAGCTTCGTAATGCAAGTCCATCAACTtgacaaattatcataaataaagcATGGAAATCTCCACGTAtatgatttattataaatagaaataagaaaaaaaatacattaaattcttgaaattaataaaagtaatttatttaataagaagaggtgaaaagatatttgaaatgatagaaaatattaaaaactagttattatttttttctagaattacCATATGAATTCAACATTTTCTTGCATATAACAATGGCATCGTCCTTTCTTTCAGGAGGGATGCTGTACACCATAGTTATGAAATTTGGTCTAGCTATTGGGTGACTCGAGGTCTAtgaattttaaatcataaaaactttgGTTTATAATTGGTCTGTTTAAATTTAGGTGATTTTGCATAACTCGAgtaaaaccaaaatttttatattttttataaatttaaaaaatatataaaattaatttataaatatttagtcTTGCATGTCTTTTTTTAGACATTACATccacataaatttttaaaaaaactttttgatgtGAGAATTAGGgatgagtaaaaaaactgaaaaactgattaaaccgagaaaattaggaaaaaaaataaccgcaaaaaccaattagaaaaattaaaaaacaatttggttcggttcggttttaattttaaaagactgaaaccgaataaaccgattcaaatataaataaaaaacctagaCCCCGGTGGTGTTATAAATACCTTTCTTCCAtctactttttagttttttcttttaaccctGACAAACCCCAGTCGCCCCCTTGTACAGCCGACTGCTAAAGGGGAGAGCCCATGAATTAAACAAACCAAACAACAGCTCTAGAGCCTCTCTATTTAATCTTCATCTCTCAATCTTTCTATCCCTTTCTCATCTCTCAGTGGATTAAACATCCAAATAGTAGCCTTGGAAACACCCCCCCCGCGCCCAAATTCAATCTTCATAGCATCTGTGGATGTACTGTCTGGTGACAAATCACTTAGGAGTCTTTGAAAGCATTGATCTACTGAACTGATATATACTTGTCCCCAATGCATCATCAAAAGGGGCACATAAAATATTCTCATTGCTGAGATCTCTCTTAACAAGAGGGAGACTTATCAGATTGTACAAAGCAACTTTTAACTTTTCTTCTGATTTCTGtagatttattatatattcatttctcatattttactTACGAGATTGCTAGTTTGTCATGTATGTTGCGACTACTGTCATGGATGTTGTGAGaaatgagaattatttttttccaaatcttCGTCTGATACTTGTCCTCTCTAGcttctttattttcaatttcagaaAAACCTGCTCGATATGCTTGGCCAAGATGAAatcggttttttctggttttttctttcaattaaccgaaccgaaccgaaactgatcggttttgatttaaaaaaaattggtttggttattttttaggtGAAAACCGGACAGAACCGAAAATGCTCACCCCTAATGAGAATATTATGTGTAACctatattcatttaattttttttattaacctttTCAACATGTAATAACAACCCTacacttcatttttttcccctaCATCTACatgtattatttcttaattttttttttatgtgggataACTATATATGGCTACATCCTCAtagattgttttgaaattttttagtgtGATAACTATATTATACTTCACTATTCTTTTTTATAGCTTACTTttatatgaattgttttttaattctttgatatgatatatCTATATGTAGTCTACATCCACATggattatttattaagttttcaatgtgagataagtATATTgtacttcacattttttttatcttacgttcatataaattattttttaactttttcaatgtgaaataactattttacacttcacatttatttattttttagcctACATCTACAtgtattgtttaaaaatttctAGGTGGGGTATTAAAAccccaaacatattttttttctattttttcaatttaacttgtGTCATCTTATGTAATCGTGAGACTCGATTTCTTGATTGGGTCAATTCCAggtcaagtttaataattatcttGTCaaccattgttattaaactcaactaCTAAAACCAATGGTCAAACGAGTTAATACAAGTGTACatagattaatatttaaaaataagaataaaatcattttaataaaataattattaatagttATTAATCTACTTCATCCTCCCAATGCATTTCTAGTTGTGATAATACAAGTGTACCCAAAACTCTTACTTTCCCTGCtatcaacaccaaaaaaaaaaatatatatataccctaagcactaaattgaaagaaaaaaaataatttctaaaaaaaaaaactattataaaaatattactcCAACCACTACTCTAATACTTTCTACACATAAGACCTTCTTAAAATGCAACAACCCTCTTCCCCTCTCCACCacttatattttagttttcatttAGGTTTGGAACTGAAAAGGGAGAAATTTCTAAAGAGAGAAACCCGAATTTATTGTGTCAAATATCTCctattctaaaattaaatattgtccTAATAATTTCACATACTCAAAAAAATGTGTCTGATTTGGTAATTTTGtgaaatagagagaaaatggtgggtgaaatagagagagaaatctCACTTGAAGAGAGATAAGATATAtgtattatttgattgattttttaatttaatatatagaaagataactttattattttattaaattttaaaaaatttattgaccCAAGATATGTATAGTAAGTTTTCAAAACATAATAGGCaagtcaattaaattatataggatattaaagataattttttctaaaaatctactctctttatttttttttatgaaactcaTTTGAATTAAgaatgtgtttaaaaatatggtAGTGATtgcggtttaaagtgttttttatttgaaaatatataaaaataatattttttatttattttttcaaaattatttttaatatcagtacattaaaaaaatataaaaacatataaacaattaattttaaataaaaaataaatttcaaattttaataaaacgtCATTTCAATCGTGTTATCAAACATGAAGTTTTAAATTAGGAGGCTACAATGTAACTcgagtttaattattttttaaaagaattttttatttaaaattaattttttatatttttaaattattttaatatattaatataaaaaataatttttaaaaattaaaaaaatattatttttaaataaaaaacatttttaaaaactaacacCACCAGCCAATTATCCTTCCTGCCGATCGGGATCATAACAGTGCTGCGGggttgatgattttaaaaaaggtgGCAAAAATAGAATTTTCACGAGGGACAACGTGTCTAATTATAACTGGGACCCGTAAGCACTATGTCCCTGTTGTCACGCATGAGCACCCTCatcatgatatttatttttgaattcttatcgaccaaaaataaaaaagtagcaGTCCTCCACCAGAGAGGAGAGACACACACACAGAATTCTCCCTCTCTCAAAAAGTTGGCATTTGAAGAAAGCAAACCCGAACTCCTCTACCACTCCCCCTCCCTCTATaaatctctctctattttttgtgCGATATTTATCTAACTGATTCATTCATATACCTCCTAATCTACAACCATGGTCAGTCTCTTCTTTCTTACTCTAAAAAGTCATCTTTTGATCTATGATTTGTAAGCAACAGGcgattaagttattttttgtaGATCTGACTTggcctttctttttaatttgatgctCGTATCTTTCGAGACTTAATATCTTCTGATTTGGTGATTTAATACATAATTTTCGTCTGATCCGATTTGTTAACTTGATCTATGTATGTCGTGTTCTATTTCCGGCTTACATGAAATTCCATTTTGTTGCTCtattttgtgtttgcttttgCTTAGTACAGAAAGGTAGTTTACAAGATGAGGATCCGGACATGATACCATGTTTTTATCTGGGACTGTTTTCTGTTCAGTTTCACATTTATGCACTGCAACTTTATCAAGTGATTTAGATGCATTAAGGTAAGCTTTTTCTCATGGCCAAGTGCATCATTTCTTGCACACAAAGGTTGAGTTCCTGGTTGCCATGGATCTTGGATTCCTTAGCACTAGAATGCTTGCGGTCATAATGCTGACTCGTCTAAAATGGCTGCGGTTAATCTTAGTTAATTATCAACAGTTAACTAATAATGTTATAACTTAGATTATCTATATCTGGCtcatttttctatattaaaaaaaaacgggAATTCTCTTTTGCCCATTGTCAAACACCTAGGTTATGTTTCTGTTTTTAACAAAGCGTCGTTGTTTTTTACTTAGTTTTGTCAAACCTCGACACGTAGGTTAGGATTAGGAATTGCTACAAAATCCTCTGTGCTGCCACTTCCTTTCTTTGTTctattcctctattttttcaaCTACCTTTCTGGTTGTTAttgatcatttgatttaatGACAAACAGAGTTTGAGTGTTCAGCTTTCTTGGAAACCTAATGTCTTAGAGGTCTGGCGCTTCGCCTTATACGACAGGGTGTTATGCTCAGTCAATTATGTAAAATGGAATGACTGTGAGAAGATGTACGGTCCTTACTGAATCCCTAATGTGTTGAGACGGAGAAGATGTAGGTTATAAAATATAGGTCAAGTCAATGAGTTTGGAagcttaaaaaactaaaaaatcttgGTCAATGCGGTTCCTGTGTCTTTCAATCTTCTCGACTGTTTCAAGTCTTGcaacttctttctttctatgcTATTGTTTTGAAACTTTGATGGACTAATGTAATGACTTTGGATATTATGTCTTCCAAGATGTGATCCATTATACACTAATAAATACgtagatttgtttttatgtggTCCTCCCCCTAAGGGCATCCTAATAAAGAATGAATGAAACGAGTGATAAGAGATGTCTTGTTAAAACATCGCTTCTCCATCTTACCATATATCACCCCTCTCTGTGTACAGGCCAACGCAGCATCTGGTATGGCTGTGCATGATGACTGCAAGCTGAAGTTCTTGGAGCTGAAGGCTAAAAGAACTTACCGATCCATAGTTTTTAAGATTGAAGAAAAGCTAAAGCAGGTTATTGTGGAGAAGCTGGGTGAGCCAGCTCAAAGCTATGAAGATTTTACTGCAAGCATCCCTGCTGATGAGTGTCGATATGCtgtttatgattttgatttcatgACTGCAGAGAATGTTCAAAAGAGCAGGATTTTCTTCATTGCATGGTAATGATCCCCTCACCCCAACTGCATTTATTATTTTCGGGCTTTGAACTGTTTTCTCATCATTTTTTGTGGTATACAAGGTCCCCTGACACATCAAGGGTGAGAAGCAAGATGATTTATGCCAGCTCTAAGGACAGGTTTAAGAGAGAATTGGATGGTATTCAGATAGAGTTGCAGGCAACTGATCCAACTGAAATGGGTCTTGATGTCATTAGAAGCCGTGCCAGTTAAGTGTTTATAGCCTGTGGCGTTGAACCTGACTGAATTATGAAATCGGTTTGTTTGTTTGAGTTTTATCCGATAGCCCTCTTCTGGAATCAATCCAGTGattttgattgtatttttttatgatccATCATGTAATGAACCTATGCGATGTGTGTTTCCTTATAGCCATACTTACAGTCTCTGTTGTACCAGTACTTGTTTTTTACATTTCTGAAAATGGATGTTCCGACAATTTCTCATATTTGCATTAGAAGACTTGTTCTAAACATTAATGAAATATAGcgataaaaaacttaaagagtTACTGGATTAGTGAGATTTATAAACGAGTTTAAGATTGTGATTCAACTGCAGATGGGAATTCTTggaattttatctcttttttttgtaatttatatagagATAGTTTTGTTATTCCAATTAGGGAAATTGTTGCACGGTATGTGGATGCTAGGGTATCATTTGTCCCAGATCATGAGAGGGAGTCATGCGtctccaatttatttatttactaatttcttgaattaaaaattgGTAAGAATAgttgagaaataataaaaaatgccaTTCAAAAAATTTGgtggttattttctttttatttatagtgaaaaacaaatttacttCACTTTTAAGTGAaggtatatttttttgaaaatgaccaAAGCTAAGTCATCGAATCATTAGTCAGCTTGAAAATTAATTCTGTGAACGTAGATATTTACTattatcaagtaaaaaacagaaatttaaatttattaattgcaataaaagaaaagttggaacgaaataaaaagaaaagaactgaaGAAATTTGGGTCCACCCGTCGGGTaaaaaacgacgtcgttttaataaaaaaaatagaagtcaaCGGGTTATAACCGGGTCTTACCGGGTCAACCCGTCGAATCACagtgggttttttctttttctattttttttttaaccctgcCCGGTTCCATCCCCAGGTCGGTCATGtcccgggttaacttgtcaagtCGGgtcgagtttcaaaactataccaGTTTGACCATGTTTTGAATTAAGAATGcgataatttaaagtattttttatttataaatatattaaaataatatatatatatatatatatatatttaatattaatattaatatatcaaaaagttcataaataaaaaaataatttaaaactaaaaaaataaaaatattctaaaaaatacagTTAAACAACAATACTAAATACCACTgacatatcaattaaaattaaatcttattttttaaaaatatactttataCGTCCGTGTCataaatttagaatattttataatttcttctaaCAATGATTGtagtcttcttttttaaaagttttttttatctttttttacaaGAAAGCAACACAGCTGAAGGGGGCATGAGCTGGcattttaaaaaaggataacaAGCGTCTAATTGTCGTTGGATACACGTTCTTTATCCCTGTTGTCGAGCTGGAGCACatcattgatatttatttacatCAGAGG is a window encoding:
- the LOC7485722 gene encoding small RNA-binding protein 11, chloroplastic, which gives rise to MAQRIGLQLFVSRLSSYTTNHELKRLFSPFGAVSEARLVVESKTLRPKGFGFVTFESEADAHKALKAMNGRIVNGRLIFVEVAKDTER
- the LOC18095032 gene encoding glycine-rich RNA-binding protein 4, mitochondrial isoform X2, with translation MQCLNRSVSLPLARRLLARHLSTKLFVGGLSYDTNETVLKDAFGKYGEIIEVKVICHRVYGESKGYGFVQFSSEAAASTALKEMDGQLLDDRNIRVHYAHKWS
- the LOC18095032 gene encoding glycine-rich RNA-binding protein 4, mitochondrial isoform X1; this encodes MQCLNRSVSLPLARRLLARHLSTKLFVGGLSYDTNETVLKDAFGKYGEIIEAVKVICHRVYGESKGYGFVQFSSEAAASTALKEMDGQLLDDRNIRVHYAHKWS
- the LOC7465127 gene encoding actin-depolymerizing factor 2, with the translated sequence MANAASGMAVHDDCKLKFLELKAKRTYRSIVFKIEEKLKQVIVEKLGEPAQSYEDFTASIPADECRYAVYDFDFMTAENVQKSRIFFIAWSPDTSRVRSKMIYASSKDRFKRELDGIQIELQATDPTEMGLDVIRSRAS